GCTGGCCCCGCCTCGCGCAGGCACCACGGTGGTGTTTGACAGGATCATCACCAACGAGGAGAACTCCTACAGCCCCCAGACTGGGAAGTTCACCTGCAGCATTCCCGGCCTCTACTACTTCAGCTTCCAGGTGGTGTCCAGCGGAGATCTGTGTCTGAGCATCACCAAGAACGGGCAGCGCATGGTCAGCTTCTGCGACAACAACAGCCGCGGCATCCTGCAGGTGAACTCGGGCAGCAGCGTGCTCAGCCTGGCCAAGGGTGACCACGTGTTCCTGACCACCGACCCTGTCCGGGGCAGCTCCATTTACAGCGGCTCCGAGGCTGACAGCGTCTTCAGCGggttcctggtgtccccagagaCAGCCTGAGGGACTCCCACAGCATCGTGGGGTgtctgcctgcctggctgctccccGCTGGGTGTGTGGGAGGCTTTAGTGCCACAGCACATGGGGATGGTTGCAGGCTGAGCATCCAGAAGTGTTCTGTGCATTCCCAACTGGCCAAGCTGTGGGTCAGCACTGCAGCGCTCACCTCCATGCTGAGCCTGCCTGCACTGTCCTGGAGGCTGTGGACTCTCATCCCTTTCTCCTCCTGGGCACTCAAGCTCCACTCCCAGTTGTCACCAGCTGTGGCTCTTTGCTCCTGAGTGGGAAAtcactgcctgctgctgcttctgctccacTAACCACTGCAAAAGCCTTCCTGGCACTGGGACACATCCTGTCACAACCTCCCCATCAGTATAAATAAATGCTTCTTCTACCACTAcaccttggggttttttttctactcATGCATCTTCCCTGAACCATCAATATCCTGGACCCCTTCCCAAGCTGCCAGGGAGAGAAGTGATTCCAGCTtgcccctggcactgcaaaTGCAGAAGGACAGGGAGGAATGGAGTGTCCAATCAGAGCTTACACTTCCAGGGAAGAATAAGAAACATCTGGGATAGGGCTATGTGTGTCCTTCTCTGCTGAGCCCAAGGTTACTGTCCTGCAGGGGAAAACACAGGCAGCAGATCCTGTACCTCACCTGCAGGGTCCCAAGTTGGCACCCAGACTCTCCTAGGAAGGCAGAAGGCAGCTGTGGTCCTCTGGCATTACAGcaaggagggacagggacattggGACATGGATGGGGTTGTGGGGTGATGTTGGTGGAGCTGCCATCAGATGCCATCCCCTGGGACTGCTCCTCAGGGGAGCTGCTCTACAAACACTGGGCACTCAAATATTCCCATTCCTGGAGCAATGAGGAGGAGGCTCTGTCACCTGCAGGGTGCAACACCCCAGTGAGGGATCTTGGGGCCTCACCGAGTCCCGCATCCAGCAGAACCTGGTGGGGCATGGGGAAGGGTGCAGATCAGAAACTCTCAAAGGGAAGCATCTCCCAGTCCTATTTAGGGGTGCAGCATCTTCCATGAGAGCCAGGCAGTGACCTtgcagcagcccctcagtgccacaGGCATCTCCAGCCCACTGGAGCTGGCCtgaggctggctctgctcccaagCTGCCCTTCTGCTCAGAAACAAGGGAAGTAAGAGGGAAAGCAGGGGATCTGGGGTGGGCTATTCCCTGCACTGGGGAGTTGTGCCACATCTCTTTGAGCTGTGCCCCACCTCTTTCCTTGCAGCCCTTCCTGTTGCAGTGGCACCAGTACAGGTTTCGCTGGAGAGCCAAGAAAGTGCTGTCTCAGCAGAAAGCATCAGGCAGGAGGATGTGAAATTTGGCTGGGAACAGCTCGGGTTCCGTGTTTACGAGGCGCCTTTACCCTTTCCTAACTCTGGGACTTCCTCTGTGAGGGTGTCGGGGAGCCGCGCCCACCGCGCTCTGCTGGCAGTGAGCACGCGCCCAGCGGGACCGGCAGcctggcatccctgccctgtccccaccaGAGGTaagaggggctgcagggtcccTGGGTGGGACTGGGGGTCCAGCAGCATGGCACATTGCTGGAGAGGGTGATAATGAGAGGAGCATGtggaagagagaggaggaggagaggatgaAGGCAGAGGCACTGACGGGCTGCGCGCGTGTGATGGACACGGGATGGACCAGCTGATGGAAGGATTGATCCTGATGGACAGAGCCAGGAcagtcaggctgctgctggaggagagggaggtCAGATGTGTGCAGGGAGTTCCAGCCTCGGTGCAGCACGGGGTGACAGTCTGCAGTGGTGTGTGCATCTCCAGGGTTTGGGGACACTGCACTcggagggctgggggctggccatgggctgggggctggccaGGGTACCTCAGACCTCATGGCTCCATCCAGACAGAAAGTCCAACTCACACTGTGACAttgggggctgccctggggtTGGAGATGAGCCTGGGGCCCATCTCCACATATCCACCTCCCCACTGTCCTGCAGTGTGTATAGGTGGGACATTGAGGACGCACGCAAAGCATCCAAGTGTTGCTGGTATATCCAGGCTCCTTTTCTCCATATCCTGCAAGCCACCCTGCTGTGACCCCTCACTCCAGCCCTTTCTTTCACTTTCCATGCTACAGAACACCAAAATGGAGAAGAGATTCTGGGAGCAGCTCTATCTGGccctcaccctcctcctcctgaatGTGGGCTCTGCTGTGACTGTAGAGGACCCTCACAGCTGCTATGGAGCTCCAGGTCTGCCAGGCATGCCGGGTATACCAGGCAGGGATGGCCGGGATGGACGGAAGGGAGCCAAAGGGGAGCCAGGTGAGTGAGCAAAGAGGGAAACCACATGGGCTCTTGCAGGGCTGCACTGAGTCCTCAATGGCTGGTCTGCCTGGGTTTGCAGGATGTGGAGAGCATCCTCTGTAGTCAGGTGGAAGAAGCAACAGCACTCCTCTGCCTAAAAGAAGGGGCTAGAGAAGCCTCTCCCCACATCCTGCCATTGACACTGACTCCCTTTCACTGCCCACCATCCCACAGGTATCCCAGCTTCTACAGAGCTAGGGCCCAAGGGCATGAAAGGGTCACCAGGCCCCCCTGGCCCTCCAGGCAAGCCTGGCCCGCCTGGGCCCCCTGGTCCAATGGGAatccctggggcagcaggccTTGCCGGCCCCCCGGGAATGCCAGGCACCTCCATGCAGAAGCTGCAGTCAGCGTTCTCAGTGACCAGGCAGACCAGCCAGTACCCCCTGAAGAACGTCCCCGTGGTTTTCAACAACGTCATCACCAACACCAACCACGACTACAACATTGCCACGGGCAAGTTCACCTGCAGGCTCCCCGGGCTCTACTACTTCGTCTTCCACAGCTCCCACACAGCCAACCTCTGCGTCATCCTGCACAAAAACGAGAGGAGGATGGCCAGCTTCTGCGACCACAGGACCAACACGGTGCAGGTCAGCTCGGGGGGGACGCTGCTCCACCTGGCTGCTGCCGACGAGGTCTGGCTGGGAGTGAATGACTACAACGGCATGGTGGGCATTGCCAACTCCGACAGCATCTTCTCAGGcttcctgctcttcccagaCTAGAGGATCAGCAGAGCTCACCCCAGCACCCCAGCGCCTTCTACCTGCCCTGAACTCACTGCTCGCTGCtgggctcctcctgctgctcccagtttctCTGCAGGGAGGGCATCGAGCCCAGCAGCCAGACCCCCCCTCAGTCTGGGGGCTGAGCCCTGGTAGCTGATGCACAGGGGGAACAGGAACATATGCAACATCTGCACCCAGAGTGATGGTGCTgagctcctggtcctgctggcactgccgtGTGCATTCCCCCTGCTAACCCCACATTACCTCAGAGGTCTCCCtgtttttcccctccccacctGGGCTGCCTGAGATtcagcaggctgcagcagcctctttGCCATGACCTGGCTGTGGAAAGTGTCAATAAAACCTTCCCCAGTGCACCTGGTGTAGTGTGTTGTTTCCTTCCACAATTGTGCACGTGACATCTGGCCATCTGTGTGGCATCAGCACCAGAGACCACCAAGGCTCACCAGCATCAAGGACCACCCCACCCCCCCACACCTGGCTTTGCACAGGGGGTGGgacccctggctgctgcaggaacgGCATGGTTCCTGtgtccccacacagcccctATCAAGAGGGCACCAAGACTCATCCAAGCAGGACCCTGATATTCCCCTTTTCTCCAAAGCTCTACAGGGGCACAGACTGCAAAGGAAACCCCAACACCATAGTGGGACAtccctggggtgggacaggggaagCACTCTGGCTTTCCTGAGCCAAACCAAAGGAGCTGGTGGACACAGAGCCCACCAAAACCCAGCAGGGATTTCTCCTGGTGTCACACATTGAAGGGTGGAACAAGGCAGTCTCCTCTCCAAATGTCCTGTACTTCACTTCCACAAGGCAGTAGCCAAAGCAGGGAATGCTTTTCCCACAGGGCAGAATCACTTCCCATGCACAGTATTTAGGAGGGGCACGGACTCAAGGTGATGGATGCTGAGaccctgcagcatcccctgggcctgcagagctggaagcacGTGGAGCAGCCTGAGGGGTGCTGCCTGAGTGCATGcacatttctgcagctctgttgGGTTACCTTAAACTCATCTGGAGCTCCAAAGAGTATTCCTCATAGCAAACACCCCTGAGCAGGACCCAGGgaccctgcagggcagagctgtggctggaggggCTCGGGGTGCTATTTGGGGATGGCTTGTCCTGCTCAGCTGACAACAGCATTTGTGGAGGATGTGAAACTGCCACAGAAAAAGGACAGGAGCTAAAGATAAAAAGGGGATGTGTCCCAGATCCTTTCACAATAGCCCTTGCAGGAAACTTCTGCTTCTCTTCTCGGGCATTTCTGAGCAGGATGCTGGGGTGTCCCGCTCCATCTCCCCACCTGATGAACAGGGCGCTCAAGGTAAGAGCAAGACTGAGCCCAAGGTTCCCCCCGCAGGCAGGAGCACGTGGGGAACCCAACCCTGGCAGGGTGACAGTCACTGGCATTGCTGGCACTTCCCTGTGGCCTGGGACAGAGAGAAACTGGGGGTggaggtgctgggctgggggtggtgGAGGTGCTGGTGGGACCCTGACCCCTCCTGCTCCGcctggaagaaggaaaacataaaAGCAGAGATGGCAGAGTTCCAGAAGGGTTATCAGGACTGAAAGGTGCATCAGTCTGAAAGGTGCCCTGGGGGTGCTCTCCTGCCCTGAGAAGCTCTTGTCTTCTGATGGCTGGGAGCTTGTGGATCGGTCTTTGTTCCTGCTGCACCCAATTCAGAACGGCTGTGGCTGAAGGATCCAACTCACCAATCTTTTGTCCTGCTGGCACCAGAGCTTCAGCACTGGGAAAATCCACCTGGGATGGGGGAGTTGTGGCTGGGGTGCTGTGATGTCCAGATCCAGCCCCCAAATGCCCAGTGCTTATCCACATGCACCCACACCAGGATCTGGGGGAAGGAGTtgggcaggaagggcaggaggaaggtCAGACCCCAGGCATGGAAGCCCAGGTAACTGTCCCAGGAGGCTTGTTAGATACAGAAATGCCTCTGGCATtgagcagctgtgtggcagGTCACAAGGGGAGCCggtgggatggaggagggagGTTTGGGGGCTCGTTGCCATCTTCAAGGACTGGCACTGTCCCTTAGACATGCTGGTGGAAGGCATGGCCTGTTCCCTTGCAGATGACAAAACTGCTGTGGTTGGGTAAGGGTTTTGCCCTGCAAGTATGGCCCTGAGATGAGATGGGGAATTTCTCCTGCAAGGCAGCAGCATGGCCACGTTGGACATCAGATCTCTGAGATAACCTGTCCCAAATATTCATGTGGCTGAAGCAGTGGGCACTTGGAAACTGGGGATTTAAGAATGACAAGAGACTGCAAACCCTGTCTTGCCCAAGGGCTATGGTTCTTtgctccagggccagcaggacaGTGAATTTGGCTCTGCAGTAGGATGTTTTCCCTCCCTGATCATATTACCCAGACTTGCTTGCAGTCACCAtctttcagagcagctcagagtgccttccccagccctcccaCCACCCAGGAAAGCCCCCAACACCGTTCCATGCTCCCACAGATATGGATCATGTGGGCtatgctgctctgcctggctggagGGCAGCCTGCCAGTGCCACGCTCTGCAGGACCCATGGCACCATCCCAGGCATCCCAGGATTACCAGGACAGCCTGGCAGcgatggcagggatggggaggatggCCCAAAGGGTGAGCAAGGTAAGGAAGAGGCTGCAGGTGGGTAAAACACTGTCTTGTGACTGCCAAGAGCAGAGAAACATAGTGCCAGGCACGTGGCCCTGGGAAAGCAACCCATTTCCACCAGTTCTTTGAGGTCTTGTCAGGTGGGGATGATGGAGCACCCCAAGGAacctggggaaggagggggatGACAACAAGGTGTGTCCCACCTGCCTGTTGGGCAGGGTCTCCACTGGCCCACACCCAGCACAGGTTTCCTTGCTCGTGCTCCCTCTCTGCAGACAAATGGAGCTTGGCTGTGACCACAATgactcttcctcctctttcctaGGGCCCTCTGGCCAGAGTGAAGAATGGAGAGGGGAGCCGGGAGTCCCAGGAGCACCGGGACAGCCTGGGAAGGTCGGTCCCATTGGCATGCCAGGTATAGAGGGCTTACCAGGTGACATGGGACCGCCTGGTCCCGTGGGAGAACCTGGTGACTACAAGGTCACCTTCAAGTCCGGGTTCTCGGCCGCCAGGGTCATGAGCTCCTACCCGCGCCGGGAGCAGCCCATCCGCTTCGAGCGCGTGCTCACCAACGAGCAGGGCCACTACGAGAACCGCTACGGCCGCTTCACCTGCCGCGTGCCCGGCACCTACTACTTCACCTACCACGTCACCTCCCGCGGCAACCTGTGCCTCAACATCAAAAAGGgccagggtggcagcaggggcGAGAGGGTGGTCACCTTCTGTGACTACGTGCATAACAGTTTCCAGGTCACCACGGGTGGCGTGGTCCTCAAGATGGCCATGAATGAGTCTGTCTGGCTGGAACCTACAGAGAAGAACTCCTTGGTGGGGCTGGAAGGGTCTGACAGCATCTTCTCTGGCTTCATCATCTTCCCTGAGGCTTAGCCCACTGGAGATGTGTCTGTGGCCAATCTCTGCGGTCCCTGCAGTGCTAAGGACTCCCCTGGAAACTCTTTGCTCCCAAATTGGTGCTTGAAGCACACTGCTGCCATTCTTGCACAATAAATTACAGTTCTTTGCACTATTGGTCCCTTTCTGGATAGGATTTGCCTTTTTCCTCACAAATAATTTTCACACAATCAGGGTACTGGTTCTTGCCctcttgggtgcagcccaggctcaTTAGCATCTCATTACTGCTGAGTAGAGCCAGACAAGTcatgctgttcctgctgcagaccAGGGCGAGTATCTCTGTCCAGAGCCACCCAAAGGGTCCCAGCCCAGGGTTAGGAAAACATGGAGAGGCAGCTCAGCCTTTAGCAGGGGGCAGGGCAATGACAGAGTGGGAAAACTGGGGCCACTGGGTGCTGGTGGTAGGTGGGGAGATGCTGGAGGTGGTGCTGTACTGGAGAGTCCTGGCAGTGGCAGGATCTGGGGACACCAACCTCTCTCAcactttttttggggggtggtgGTAGTGACAGAAGTACCCACAGAAGACTGTCAAAGCTTGTGACAAGGCAGGGTAGGTCAGCGTGGGCCAAAAAACTAGATGCCATGATGGGGGTGGTGTGGAGGATACCCCCACTACAGCCTCCAAACCCCAGCACAGAACTGTTCTCCACCTCCTGGAGCACAGCCAAGCCCTCCCAATCTGCTCCTTAGCCATAGCAGAGCTGTGGACCCAGGAATGGTCAGATGAATTAAAGCCGAGGAGcccggggacagccctggccccGGGGCAGGTGACAACCCGTGTGggtgggctgcctgcagcccccagcccatctcgtgggcctgcacaggggcaTTCAGCAATTTTTGTGGGAGTCTGTGATTTGAAAGGGTCTGGATGGAAAGGACGATGATAAAAGGTCTTGTGGAGGTGAGTGCGCCATGGGCAGATTTCATGGAGCATCATCCCTGAGGTCTCCAGGTTGGTtgttgtcacagacatcttttgtgaaaaaacctttcttgggatttttcccccttctgagaagctgtggcctcagca
This genomic interval from Melospiza georgiana isolate bMelGeo1 chromosome 22, bMelGeo1.pri, whole genome shotgun sequence contains the following:
- the LOC131092678 gene encoding complement C1q subcomponent subunit C-like isoform X2, with product MEKRFWEQLYLALTLLLLNVGSAVTVEDPHSCYGAPGLPGMPGIPGRDGRDGRKGAKGEPGIPASTELGPKGMKGSPGPPGPPGKPGPPGPPGPMGIPGAAGLAGPPGMPGTSMQKLQSAFSVTRQTSQYPLKNVPVVFNNVITNTNHDYNIATGKFTCRLPGLYYFVFHSSHTANLCVILHKNERRMASFCDHRTNTVQVSSGGTLLHLAAADEVWLGVNDYNGMVGIANSDSIFSGFLLFPD
- the C1QB gene encoding complement C1q subcomponent subunit B; amino-acid sequence: MLGCPAPSPHLMNRALKIWIMWAMLLCLAGGQPASATLCRTHGTIPGIPGLPGQPGSDGRDGEDGPKGEQGPSGQSEEWRGEPGVPGAPGQPGKVGPIGMPGIEGLPGDMGPPGPVGEPGDYKVTFKSGFSAARVMSSYPRREQPIRFERVLTNEQGHYENRYGRFTCRVPGTYYFTYHVTSRGNLCLNIKKGQGGSRGERVVTFCDYVHNSFQVTTGGVVLKMAMNESVWLEPTEKNSLVGLEGSDSIFSGFIIFPEA
- the LOC131092678 gene encoding complement C1q subcomponent subunit C-like isoform X1, which translates into the protein MLQNTKMEKRFWEQLYLALTLLLLNVGSAVTVEDPHSCYGAPGLPGMPGIPGRDGRDGRKGAKGEPGIPASTELGPKGMKGSPGPPGPPGKPGPPGPPGPMGIPGAAGLAGPPGMPGTSMQKLQSAFSVTRQTSQYPLKNVPVVFNNVITNTNHDYNIATGKFTCRLPGLYYFVFHSSHTANLCVILHKNERRMASFCDHRTNTVQVSSGGTLLHLAAADEVWLGVNDYNGMVGIANSDSIFSGFLLFPD
- the C1QA gene encoding complement C1q subcomponent subunit A, with the protein product MHPGFLLAASILAAVLGMALLEDGVCRAPDGKNGSPGVPGRDGRPGQKGDMGEPGRAALSSSIKGSKGDAGEPGYPGPPGLRGSPGRPGPRGMPGLPGPPGQKGQAGNALEHPRPAFSASRLAPPRAGTTVVFDRIITNEENSYSPQTGKFTCSIPGLYYFSFQVVSSGDLCLSITKNGQRMVSFCDNNSRGILQVNSGSSVLSLAKGDHVFLTTDPVRGSSIYSGSEADSVFSGFLVSPETA